A stretch of Planctomycetota bacterium DNA encodes these proteins:
- the rplL gene encoding 50S ribosomal protein L7/L12, giving the protein MAQESAERTWSKKVTTLGDGIVGLTVLEAKELGDYLEEAHGIKAAAPAAVAMPMAAAAAPAEEEKTAFDVVLVSCGDKKIPVVRALRDITNLGLKEAKELVESAPKAVREGVSKQEAEDIKKKLEEAGATVELK; this is encoded by the coding sequence ATGGCACAAGAATCGGCAGAACGGACCTGGAGCAAGAAGGTGACGACACTCGGCGACGGGATCGTCGGCCTGACGGTGCTCGAGGCCAAGGAACTGGGCGACTACCTGGAAGAGGCGCACGGGATCAAGGCGGCGGCGCCGGCGGCGGTGGCGATGCCGATGGCGGCGGCAGCCGCACCGGCGGAGGAGGAGAAGACGGCCTTCGACGTCGTCCTGGTGTCGTGCGGCGACAAGAAGATCCCTGTCGTGCGGGCCCTTCGGGACATCACGAACCTGGGCCTCAAGGAGGCCAAGGAACTCGTCGAGAGCGCGCCGAAGGCGGTCCGCGAAGGCGTCTCCAAACAGGAAGCCGAGGACATCAAGAAGAAGTTGGAAGAAGCCGGCGCCACGGTGGAATTGAAGTAA